From Rhizobium sp. NZLR1, a single genomic window includes:
- a CDS encoding uroporphyrinogen-III synthase, translating to MRVLVTRPAHSATKTAQRLRDMGHEPLLLPLRRPLHDSAAAAAALARTSGAIAVTSAEAIRVVAALEEQLRPHLARPLFAVGETTAEEARKLGFRSVASSKGNGRDLADLVGDFVDLAAAQGADRLLYLAGLPRAETFEAGLRQRGIRFSVAECYRMQPVAPGPAEIGAIFSGRRPEVILFYSRQTAEDFFRVPELRSALPEESGIRLICLSEAVAEAIPAALRKSVMISPMTDEKSLLSLL from the coding sequence ATGCGCGTGCTCGTCACCCGCCCCGCGCATTCGGCGACGAAAACCGCACAACGTCTGCGCGATATGGGCCACGAGCCGCTGCTGCTGCCTCTGCGTCGGCCGCTGCACGACAGCGCTGCAGCCGCAGCCGCGCTGGCTAGAACCAGCGGCGCAATCGCAGTGACCAGCGCCGAAGCTATCAGGGTCGTTGCCGCTCTCGAAGAGCAGCTTCGTCCGCATCTTGCCCGCCCGCTTTTCGCCGTCGGCGAGACGACGGCGGAAGAAGCGCGCAAGCTCGGCTTCCGATCGGTCGCTTCATCCAAGGGCAACGGCCGCGATCTCGCCGATCTCGTCGGCGATTTCGTCGATCTCGCCGCGGCGCAGGGAGCCGACCGCCTGCTCTATCTTGCCGGCTTGCCGCGCGCCGAAACTTTCGAAGCAGGATTGCGCCAACGCGGCATCCGCTTTTCCGTCGCCGAATGTTATCGCATGCAGCCGGTCGCCCCCGGCCCGGCAGAGATCGGAGCGATTTTCTCAGGCCGGAGGCCGGAGGTCATACTCTTCTATTCCCGGCAGACGGCCGAGGATTTCTTTCGCGTGCCGGAACTGCGATCGGCCCTGCCGGAAGAGAGCGGAATCCGCCTTATCTGCCTCAGCGAAGCGGTGGCGGAAGCGATTCCCGCGGCTCTGAGAAAAAGCGTAATGATTTCGCCAATGACGGATGAGAAAAGCCTTTTGTCGCTGCTTTGA
- a CDS encoding EVE domain-containing protein, whose amino-acid sequence MAHWLYKSEPASWSWEQQKAAGEKGTEWTGVRNYLARNNMRAMQIADKGFFYHSNDGLEVVGIVEVSALSQPDSTAKGDPKWDCVHIRAVMDMPKPVTLKDVKASEKLAKMALVTSMRLSVQPVTEEEYLEVCRMGGLDNPPR is encoded by the coding sequence ATGGCGCACTGGCTCTACAAATCCGAACCCGCCTCCTGGTCGTGGGAGCAACAGAAGGCTGCCGGCGAAAAGGGCACGGAATGGACCGGTGTCCGCAACTATCTGGCGCGCAACAACATGCGGGCGATGCAGATCGCCGACAAAGGGTTTTTCTATCATTCCAATGACGGGCTCGAAGTCGTCGGCATCGTCGAAGTCTCAGCGCTGTCGCAGCCCGATTCCACCGCCAAGGGCGACCCGAAGTGGGATTGCGTCCACATTCGCGCCGTCATGGACATGCCGAAGCCGGTGACGCTGAAGGATGTCAAGGCGAGCGAGAAGCTCGCCAAGATGGCGCTCGTCACCTCGATGCGGCTTTCGGTGCAGCCGGTGACGGAAGAGGAATATCTCGAAGTCTGCCGCATGGGCGGACTGGACAATCCGCCGCGTTGA
- the tsaD gene encoding tRNA (adenosine(37)-N6)-threonylcarbamoyltransferase complex transferase subunit TsaD, whose protein sequence is MVPFLRILGIETSCDETAAAVVERDAEGRSNVLSDIVLSQLDEHSAYGGVVPEIAARAHVEALDELIEEALKRANVSLADIDAIAATSGPGLIGGLLVGLMTGKAIARAAGKPLYAVNHLEGHALTARLTDGLSFPYLMLLVSGGHTQLILVRGVGEYERWGTTIDDALGEAFDKTAKLLGLPYPGGPAVERMARNGNADRFAFPRPLVGEARLDFSFSGLKTAVRQAAQDIAPLSDQDVADICASFQKAISRTLKDRIGRGLQRFKTEFAAAFSATGPATGEKPALVVAGGVAANLELRGTLQALCDKNGFRFIAPPLHLCTDNAVMIAWAGLERMATGAAPDALDVQPRSRWPLDSHAQTLIGFGKRGAKA, encoded by the coding sequence ATGGTTCCCTTTCTGCGCATCCTTGGCATCGAAACGAGCTGCGACGAGACCGCCGCCGCCGTCGTCGAGCGCGATGCGGAGGGGCGTTCCAACGTGCTGTCGGATATCGTGCTTTCCCAGCTCGACGAGCATAGCGCCTATGGCGGCGTGGTGCCGGAAATCGCCGCGCGCGCCCATGTCGAGGCGCTGGACGAGCTGATCGAGGAGGCGCTGAAGCGCGCCAATGTGTCGCTGGCCGATATCGACGCCATTGCCGCCACGTCGGGGCCGGGGCTGATCGGCGGGCTGCTGGTGGGGTTGATGACCGGCAAGGCGATCGCCAGAGCCGCCGGCAAACCGCTTTATGCGGTCAACCATCTCGAAGGCCATGCGCTGACGGCGCGGCTGACGGACGGGCTCTCCTTTCCCTATCTGATGCTGCTCGTCTCCGGCGGCCATACCCAGCTCATCCTGGTGCGCGGCGTCGGAGAGTATGAGCGCTGGGGCACGACGATCGACGATGCACTCGGCGAAGCCTTCGACAAGACGGCAAAGCTGCTGGGCCTGCCCTATCCCGGCGGCCCGGCGGTGGAACGGATGGCGCGGAACGGCAATGCCGATCGCTTCGCTTTTCCGCGACCACTGGTCGGCGAGGCACGGCTCGATTTCTCCTTCTCCGGGCTGAAGACGGCGGTGCGGCAGGCGGCGCAGGATATCGCGCCGCTCAGCGATCAGGATGTGGCGGATATCTGCGCGTCGTTTCAGAAGGCGATTTCGCGCACGCTGAAGGACCGCATCGGCCGCGGCCTGCAGCGGTTCAAGACGGAATTTGCGGCGGCATTCTCAGCGACTGGCCCAGCGACTGGCGAGAAGCCGGCACTGGTCGTTGCCGGCGGTGTCGCTGCCAATCTCGAACTGCGCGGCACGCTGCAGGCGCTATGCGACAAGAACGGCTTCCGCTTCATCGCGCCGCCGCTGCACCTCTGCACCGACAATGCGGTGATGATTGCCTGGGCAGGACTGGAGCGGATGGCGACCGGAGCCGCGCCGGATGCGCTCGACGTCCAGCCGCGTTCACGCTGGCCGCTCGATTCCCATGCGCAAACGCTGATCGGTTTCGGAAAGAGAGGGGCCAAGGCATGA
- a CDS encoding methyltransferase: MKTDPEAFIRANTSPMPPPHVPEISLYLASEAHDLWLKTEEELEAIGLPPPFWAFAWAGGQGLARYILDHPEVVRGKRVLDFASGSGLVGIAAAMAGAREVTANDIDPWAEAAVRLNGGANDVSLGFSGADLIGQAVEADIVLAGDVFYDGAFADALVPWFAKLADQGKPVLVGDPGRSYLPRDRLEFCAAYEVPVTRALEDSEIKKTTVWRFVS; encoded by the coding sequence TTGAAGACCGATCCGGAAGCCTTCATCCGCGCCAATACCAGCCCGATGCCGCCGCCGCATGTGCCGGAGATTTCACTCTATCTGGCGAGCGAGGCGCATGATCTGTGGCTGAAGACGGAGGAGGAACTGGAAGCGATCGGCCTGCCGCCGCCCTTCTGGGCTTTTGCCTGGGCGGGCGGCCAAGGACTGGCGCGCTACATTCTCGATCATCCGGAGGTGGTGCGCGGCAAACGGGTGCTGGATTTCGCCAGCGGTTCCGGTCTTGTCGGCATAGCGGCTGCTATGGCCGGTGCCCGGGAGGTCACCGCCAATGATATCGATCCCTGGGCGGAGGCGGCAGTCCGGCTGAATGGCGGGGCTAATGATGTTTCGCTCGGCTTTAGCGGCGCCGATCTGATCGGGCAGGCCGTCGAGGCGGATATCGTGCTTGCCGGCGATGTCTTCTACGACGGCGCTTTTGCCGATGCACTCGTTCCCTGGTTCGCGAAGCTGGCGGACCAGGGAAAGCCGGTGCTGGTCGGCGATCCCGGACGCAGCTACCTGCCTCGGGATCGGCTGGAATTCTGCGCAGCCTATGAGGTGCCTGTGACGCGGGCGCTGGAGGACAGCGAAATCAAGAAGACGACGGTGTGGCGCTTCGTTTCCTAA
- a CDS encoding YciI-like protein, protein MLFALLCKDKPGHLNVRMETRPTHVEYLNGLNADGTLKIAGPFLDDDGKACGSLIVVEAESKEAARALADADPYAKAGLFESVDVKAFNWVFNKPEA, encoded by the coding sequence ATGCTTTTCGCCCTTCTCTGCAAGGACAAGCCGGGACATTTGAACGTGCGCATGGAGACGCGTCCGACACATGTCGAGTATCTGAACGGCCTGAATGCCGATGGCACATTGAAGATCGCCGGCCCGTTTCTCGATGACGACGGCAAAGCCTGCGGCAGCCTGATCGTCGTCGAAGCTGAATCGAAGGAGGCAGCGCGTGCGCTTGCCGATGCCGATCCTTATGCCAAGGCCGGACTGTTCGAAAGCGTCGACGTCAAGGCCTTCAACTGGGTCTTCAACAAACCGGAGGCTTGA
- a CDS encoding amino acid ABC transporter permease has protein sequence MIEFTFWDILRNLVFATRWTLLLSLAAFAGGAIVGLAILSARISKTRWSRSFASGYIALFQGTPLLMQLFLMFFGLPMVGFRIESWTAAVCGLTFYASAYLAEIWRSGVEAVPRGQWDAAASLGLHRLLELRLVILPQAFRITRAPTVGFLVQLIKSTALASILGFEELLKTANAINNATFEPFKVYGLVALIFFALCYPLTQYARILEKKAAFG, from the coding sequence ATGATTGAGTTCACCTTCTGGGACATTCTGCGCAATCTTGTCTTCGCGACACGCTGGACCCTGCTGCTTTCGCTCGCAGCCTTTGCCGGCGGCGCCATCGTTGGATTGGCGATCCTGTCTGCACGGATATCGAAAACCCGCTGGTCGCGCAGCTTCGCGTCCGGCTACATTGCCCTGTTTCAGGGAACGCCGCTCCTCATGCAGCTCTTTTTGATGTTTTTCGGCCTGCCGATGGTCGGCTTCCGGATCGAGTCATGGACCGCCGCCGTCTGCGGCCTGACGTTCTATGCTAGCGCTTATCTTGCGGAAATCTGGCGGAGCGGCGTCGAGGCGGTGCCGCGCGGGCAATGGGACGCCGCAGCCAGCCTGGGCTTGCATCGTCTCCTCGAACTTCGCCTTGTCATCCTGCCGCAGGCTTTCCGGATCACGCGCGCGCCGACTGTCGGGTTCTTGGTCCAGTTGATCAAGAGCACCGCACTGGCCTCGATCCTCGGCTTCGAAGAACTGCTGAAAACCGCGAACGCCATCAACAACGCGACCTTCGAACCTTTCAAGGTCTACGGTCTCGTCGCGTTGATCTTCTTCGCCCTGTGCTATCCGCTTACGCAATACGCCAGAATTCTGGAGAAGAAAGCTGCGTTTGGCTGA
- the hemC gene encoding hydroxymethylbilane synthase, with translation MQTKPFRIGTRGSPLALAQAHEARDRLMAAHHLPEDMFEIVVLTTKGDRITDRSLAEIGGKGLFTEELEQKLVAGALDFAVHSTKDMPTKLPEGLYLSTYLPREDIRDAVIGRTARKLIDLPHGATVGSSSLRRQALIRRMRPDINVVTFRGSVETRLRKLEEGQVDATLLALAGLKRLGKVEVLTDILDPDTFPPAPAQGAICIESRIGDTRIDDLLAPVNDAPTFDAVSCERAFLAALDGSCRTPIGGYAVCEGDLIRFSGLIITPDGRSQHAVTTDGHRRDAAALGTRAGQDVRARAGSAFFDDWH, from the coding sequence ATGCAAACAAAACCTTTCCGGATCGGCACGCGAGGCAGCCCGCTGGCGCTTGCCCAGGCGCATGAGGCCCGCGACAGGCTGATGGCGGCGCATCATCTACCCGAGGACATGTTCGAGATCGTCGTGCTGACGACCAAGGGCGATCGCATCACCGACCGTTCGCTGGCCGAGATCGGCGGCAAGGGCCTCTTCACCGAGGAACTCGAACAGAAGCTCGTTGCCGGCGCGCTGGATTTCGCCGTGCACTCCACCAAGGACATGCCGACGAAGCTTCCCGAGGGGCTTTATCTCTCCACCTATCTGCCGCGCGAAGATATCCGCGACGCCGTCATCGGCCGTACCGCGCGCAAACTGATCGACCTGCCGCATGGCGCCACCGTCGGTTCCTCGTCGCTGCGCCGTCAGGCGCTGATCCGCCGCATGCGGCCGGATATCAACGTCGTCACCTTCCGCGGCTCGGTCGAAACGCGCCTGCGCAAGCTCGAAGAGGGTCAGGTCGATGCGACCCTGCTGGCGCTTGCCGGCCTGAAGCGCCTTGGCAAGGTCGAGGTGCTGACCGATATCCTCGATCCCGACACCTTCCCGCCGGCGCCGGCGCAGGGAGCGATCTGCATCGAAAGCCGCATCGGTGATACCAGGATCGACGATCTGCTGGCACCGGTCAACGACGCGCCGACCTTCGATGCCGTCTCCTGCGAACGTGCCTTTCTCGCCGCTCTCGACGGCTCGTGCCGCACGCCGATCGGCGGTTATGCGGTCTGCGAAGGCGACCTGATCCGCTTTTCCGGCCTTATCATCACGCCTGACGGCCGCAGCCAGCATGCGGTGACGACCGACGGCCACCGCCGCGATGCGGCAGCCCTCGGCACCCGCGCCGGCCAGGACGTTCGAGCAAGGGCCGGCAGCGCCTTTTTCGACGATTGGCACTGA
- a CDS encoding NAD(P)H-dependent glycerol-3-phosphate dehydrogenase — MSENIAVVGSGAFGTALATVIALAGRSAVTLVGRNPSLMADLKAERLHDAVLPGISLPDTLKFAAEAEAIAGASIVLFAMPSQAQSDAARQYGPYLSKDAVVVTCAKGIERATGNLLTDMLERELPDHSVAVLSGPGFAADIAKGLPTAMAIAADDMEIAERLAQAISGRTFRLYASNDRIGVQLGGALKNVLAIACGIVEGGGIGDSARAALIARGLAEMSRFVVAKGGQADTVRGLSGLGDLVLTATSHQSRNLRFGIALGRGEKADPLQGALVEGALAASVASRLAAELAVSMPITDAVSAIIDGRLDISEAIEQLMTRPITTE; from the coding sequence ATGAGCGAAAACATCGCCGTCGTCGGATCTGGGGCTTTCGGCACGGCGCTCGCCACCGTCATCGCCCTTGCCGGCCGTAGCGCGGTGACGCTCGTCGGGCGCAATCCGTCGCTGATGGCCGATCTGAAGGCCGAACGGCTGCATGATGCGGTGCTGCCCGGCATCTCTCTGCCCGATACGCTGAAATTTGCCGCCGAGGCGGAGGCAATCGCCGGCGCCTCCATCGTGCTTTTTGCGATGCCGTCGCAGGCGCAGTCCGATGCGGCGCGGCAATACGGCCCCTATCTTTCCAAGGATGCCGTTGTCGTCACCTGCGCTAAGGGCATCGAGCGGGCGACCGGCAATCTTCTGACCGACATGCTGGAACGGGAACTGCCGGATCATTCCGTCGCCGTGCTCTCCGGCCCGGGTTTTGCCGCCGATATTGCCAAGGGCCTGCCGACGGCGATGGCGATCGCGGCTGATGACATGGAGATCGCGGAGCGGCTTGCACAGGCGATTTCCGGCCGGACCTTTCGGCTCTACGCCTCCAACGACCGCATCGGTGTACAGCTCGGCGGCGCGCTGAAGAATGTGCTGGCGATCGCCTGCGGCATCGTCGAAGGCGGCGGCATCGGCGATTCCGCCCGTGCGGCGCTGATTGCGCGCGGGCTTGCGGAAATGTCGCGCTTCGTCGTCGCCAAGGGCGGGCAGGCCGATACGGTGCGCGGGCTTTCCGGCCTCGGCGATCTGGTACTGACGGCGACGAGCCATCAATCGCGCAACCTGCGCTTCGGCATCGCGCTCGGGCGCGGCGAAAAGGCCGATCCGCTGCAGGGCGCGCTGGTGGAAGGTGCGCTTGCCGCCTCCGTCGCCTCGCGGCTTGCCGCAGAGCTTGCGGTCAGCATGCCGATCACCGACGCCGTTTCCGCCATTATCGACGGCAGGCTCGATATATCAGAGGCGATAGAGCAGCTGATGACGCGCCCGATCACCACCGAATAG
- a CDS encoding ornithine cyclodeaminase family protein, producing MTDTQIRLLDAQTTGEFLPFGALVATLRQAFAEGCVVPVRHHHTIANSGEPDATLLLMPAWHETHRSERYLGIKIVTVFPGNTVRGIPGLTSTYMLYDGRTGMQLALLDGNTITTRRTVAASALAADYLARQDARRLLVIGAGRVASLIPDAYRAVRPIAHVDIWDIDPASAERLVQSLRQKGLQATAVTNLETAARQADIVSAATLATAPLIRGEWLRPGTHVDLIGGFTPAMREADDEALRRSSVYIDTHEALHEAGDLVQPMRAGVISTDAVRATLDELCRRDSPARASNDEITLYKAVGTALADLAAATMVYEAALIAG from the coding sequence ATGACCGACACACAAATCCGTCTTCTCGATGCCCAGACAACCGGCGAGTTCCTACCATTCGGCGCGCTGGTCGCGACCCTGCGGCAAGCATTTGCCGAAGGCTGTGTTGTGCCGGTACGGCATCACCACACGATAGCCAATAGCGGCGAGCCGGATGCGACGCTGCTTCTGATGCCGGCCTGGCATGAAACGCACCGGTCGGAGCGCTACCTTGGCATCAAGATCGTTACCGTCTTTCCCGGCAACACGGTACGCGGCATTCCCGGTTTGACCTCGACTTACATGCTCTATGATGGCCGGACCGGGATGCAGCTTGCGCTACTTGACGGAAACACGATCACCACGCGCCGCACGGTAGCGGCATCGGCCCTTGCTGCGGACTATCTTGCCCGACAGGACGCACGCCGTCTGCTGGTGATCGGCGCAGGTCGCGTCGCGAGCCTCATACCCGATGCCTACCGCGCCGTCCGGCCGATCGCGCATGTCGATATCTGGGATATCGATCCCGCCAGTGCGGAACGGCTGGTGCAGAGCCTCCGGCAAAAGGGGCTCCAGGCCACTGCCGTTACGAATCTGGAAACCGCGGCGCGGCAAGCCGATATCGTCAGCGCAGCGACGCTGGCGACGGCACCGCTTATCCGGGGCGAATGGCTACGGCCGGGCACCCATGTCGATCTGATCGGCGGCTTCACCCCGGCGATGCGCGAGGCCGATGACGAGGCGCTTCGGCGCTCATCGGTCTATATCGACACTCACGAAGCCCTTCACGAAGCAGGCGATCTGGTTCAGCCGATGAGGGCCGGCGTCATTTCTACGGATGCGGTGCGTGCGACACTTGACGAGCTGTGTCGTCGGGATAGTCCAGCGCGGGCGTCCAACGATGAAATCACTCTCTACAAGGCAGTCGGAACGGCGTTGGCTGATCTTGCCGCCGCGACGATGGTGTATGAAGCCGCTTTGATCGCCGGCTGA
- a CDS encoding YbgF trimerization domain-containing protein: protein MQDKEDLMVSGNPPRHSKSADEPVTIDLDAQEFASAADTEKPVDHETGDADSTADVGPPPETDTESHAEYEEKPAMDAPEEEPVAPEPSFTPAEQPAPKSAATSGLIAAGIVGGLVALLGAGAIQYAGYLPGGSSAPQTTSPQTADLSGEIDGLKQAVANLAANPASTDDGALEQRVAALETAAKAPVAAAPANSANVESLNQKIAELTGQVDQLRATLSQSSEQQTTSGADIAKRLEEAEKKLNAPREDVAVARAIAAAALKAAIDRGGPFLAELDTFAGVAPDDPAVADLRAFAETGIPSRAELVRQVPDVATAIVEAVNQPDPNESWSDRLMSSAKSLVSVRPVGNIEGESVEAVAARLEDKVKIGDLPGATAEWNNLPAPGKQASTAFKQSLDARIRVEELVGGALSKAVSGTGKEG from the coding sequence ATGCAGGATAAAGAGGACCTCATGGTATCGGGAAACCCGCCACGCCATTCGAAGAGCGCCGACGAGCCGGTCACGATCGACCTCGATGCACAGGAATTCGCCTCCGCAGCCGATACCGAAAAACCGGTGGACCATGAAACCGGCGATGCCGACAGCACCGCCGATGTCGGCCCGCCGCCCGAAACCGACACTGAGTCGCATGCCGAATATGAAGAGAAACCGGCGATGGATGCGCCGGAGGAGGAACCGGTAGCCCCGGAACCTTCCTTCACGCCTGCCGAACAGCCCGCGCCGAAGAGCGCCGCCACCTCCGGTCTCATTGCCGCCGGCATCGTCGGCGGCCTCGTGGCGCTGCTTGGCGCCGGCGCCATCCAATATGCCGGTTACCTCCCGGGCGGCTCTTCCGCGCCGCAGACGACCTCACCGCAGACTGCCGATCTTTCCGGCGAGATCGACGGACTGAAACAGGCCGTCGCCAACCTTGCCGCCAATCCGGCGAGCACGGATGACGGTGCGCTTGAGCAGCGCGTCGCCGCGCTGGAAACGGCTGCGAAGGCCCCGGTAGCCGCCGCACCGGCCAATTCGGCAAATGTCGAGTCACTCAACCAGAAGATTGCGGAACTGACCGGTCAGGTCGACCAGTTGCGCGCCACACTTTCCCAATCTTCCGAGCAGCAGACGACGAGCGGCGCCGATATCGCCAAGCGCCTCGAAGAGGCCGAAAAGAAGCTGAACGCGCCGCGCGAGGATGTCGCCGTTGCCCGGGCGATCGCAGCTGCCGCCCTCAAGGCCGCGATCGATCGCGGTGGGCCGTTCCTGGCCGAACTCGATACCTTCGCCGGTGTCGCACCCGACGATCCTGCGGTCGCTGACCTGCGCGCCTTTGCCGAGACCGGCATTCCCTCGCGCGCTGAACTCGTGCGTCAGGTTCCAGATGTCGCCACCGCGATCGTCGAAGCCGTCAACCAGCCGGATCCGAACGAGAGCTGGTCGGACCGGTTGATGTCGAGCGCCAAGTCGCTGGTGAGTGTCCGTCCCGTCGGCAATATCGAGGGCGAAAGCGTCGAAGCCGTCGCCGCCCGCCTGGAGGATAAAGTGAAGATCGGCGACCTGCCGGGCGCTACTGCCGAATGGAATAACCTGCCGGCTCCCGGCAAACAGGCTTCCACCGCCTTCAAGCAATCTCTCGACGCGCGTATCCGCGTCGAGGAACTGGTCGGCGGGGCGCTGTCGAAAGCGGTTTCCGGCACCGGCAAGGAGGGATGA